Part of the Chanodichthys erythropterus isolate Z2021 chromosome 13, ASM2448905v1, whole genome shotgun sequence genome is shown below.
ATAAACTAAACCAACATTCATACAACAACTTCCTCTGTACACCCCATAAGCCTGTATATAAATAGCTACAAACCCAGTGCTCCTTGTTAGGTCTTAATATCCAGTTACAAGCCACACAAACACAGTTTAGACTTGGGGACTGTTCTTAGCATGCAGGGTCACACAATAACTAGACTTTTATCCAAGGTCATATTCCTAAAATGGTTCATCTCCATGATTCAGAAGCAGCAGCTTATGTGACCCTATGCTGACCTGTTTAAGAGGGACCTTGTGGCTGTGAATCAGTATCATATGCAAAGTATGACAGCAATGTGTGCTGTCAATCATCTACAGTTAAAAGATCTCCCCTTAGTGTAAGAATAAAGTTTATCTGTCCCTAAAGCCCTGCTTACCTTTATCAGACCAGTCAGATTCAGTGTAACACTGCATCCTAACCAGACATGTAATTAGCCAATAAGAACATATCTGATGTTTAATATACAGTTATGTGTATATGGATCAATGAGATTTCACTGTGGGTGGGGCTAATCAATGCAAAGTCATAAAAAATATAGCACAACAGTGAGGTACTGTAAGTAAAATTCCCATTAATTTTCTATATAAGGGAATAGATTTTGAATGAAAACTGAttaacctttaaagacagacctacTGTACGCATCAAGGTTGTTAAACAATGGTTGATGGCTTTAACAAAAGCATATAcctgtattatttatattatttcagcTGTGATTCAGCTGTGTTTAACAGCAGAATTCCTGgtaaaaaactacattacccatgattctgcaaagaaatctccaccaatcagagaatcTCATCAAAATAACTCTTTAGTGCTAACTTTTCTCATGaagcatttattatatatactgCACggccaaaaaaaagaaaaaaaaaagaaaaaaagtcgctgtttggatttaaatttggtaaatacttaagagtctatgactggatcattattgctgtgattattatgtttctagcacattatatgtttggcaacagttcttttaaccctaattaatggagtgtgtagctttttatttcttaaacaaccatttAGGAAGATATATCATGGGTAGGATGACAAagccaagattcatcaggctcaaattgtgaaagaatggttgggagggaccatgaagaatcattttcaaacatgaattggcacctgagtcctgccttaaagggatagttcacacaaaaaaactcaccctcaagacatcctaggtgtatatcttctttcagacgaacaaaatcggagatatattttaaaaaatccttagtcctccaaggtttataatggttgtgtaTGGTAACACAAATTCTGAAGACAAAAAGCATAGCATGGCATTGTGTACTACGTCGTCAAGTAAGCGTTTTTTGGACGTACCTCAAATGCATATGGCTGTCGAGCCAGAagcttgttattttactttataaagttttaaataaggacacttatcttacacaaacgcatcaatTCGCTTCAAAGGGCTTTTATTAACCTCCTTGAGTTGTATGGATGCAGTCTTTTTCAGAATTTGGGTTACCactcacaaccattataaaccttggaggactaaaggatattttttaaatatatctccgattgtgtttgtctgagggtgagtaaatcatggaataattttaatgtttgggtgaactatccctttaaattcattgaaaatcTTTGGGATATGCTCATCTCTTGCATTGTcagtacaagatcttgaccaaaaattgatgcacctcttgatgaaaataatgcttcatgggattgtagttctttcccctcattaaagctgtttttgtctgattttcaaatacattttttgcttCAAGTCAGAATTTGCGATGTTGTGATCAGTTTGTAGCTGGTTGGTTTGGTACATGGCTTATAACAAAAGCTTTTTTCAAAATCCCTATGGGAAAAATACTACCGGAATAAAGGCCACCAAAAACGAATGCACTCAATTGAAAACCGAGCAACCAAACAAAAACTCCTGTAATGACTGCAGCTGGTTAGAGTTGCCTGTTTAGAACATAATGTAACAGAACATTTCCTAGAAAGTGGAGTTTAAGATACATGGCTCACATCATGTTCAGAAAAGAGATAAAGCTGGCATAAAGCTGGAATACTGATGATTTTCGCCttaaagctgcaatgaaacagaAGAGGCATTTCTTTGGTTTTGTGATGTACATCTGAGTGTAGTGGATtatcagaaaaaaagaagaggaCAGGGACTTCCTTTTTCGAAGCATTGATGTTGATTGGACTTTGAAGATGAACGCGAGTTTGTGGGGTTTAAGCAGACTACGAGTGTCACCAGAGAGAAGCTCCagttatgacattttaattaaacattaccagatccatttttttttttaaatcaacatgCATGGATTCATTGTTCACAAGAAGAGGTATAATATGCATTCAGAAAATGGGGTGAATTtaatttcatgctgactttaaagcaTTCATTGTGACCATGTCTGCTCTGCTACCGGATGGTCTTTTGATgactttttaaatgtaattttaatttaacCTCATACTGATATGCGTAATTACTGCCAAATTCAATGCTAACACAACAAAACTAACAATCATAAGTTTGAACGTTTCACTACTGatgtaaacataaaaaacagCACTGCCTAATAATAGGTGGTAAACAAGCAATTTACAATAAACAAAACAGTAATCAGCTCtactttgaaaaatatttaaggCAACTGATTTCACACACTGACAGGCGACGGACAGTTCCGGGCACACTAATCGGATGAtgctgatgaaatctgaggtgtTGAGTAGTGAGTGAGTAAATTGTGACTGTGGGACGTGGGTGGTGAGAGTCACAGGGAAGAATCGAGCAGCATGTGAGTGTACGTCTCTCTCCATGTTGAATGTGGGATGGCGTGTTCTGACTGCATCTGCACGGGGATGAATcagtgggtgtgtttgtgtcaCGTACACACACGGCGCAGATATGTTCAGGTCTGCTAATTTAGAAATCACTCACGGGACACACGACCCTTTCAAGTGATGTGTGTGAATCATGTTCCTGGTTAGAGGGCGTATTGGGATTTGGAGGGAGAAAATACATGCAGTGTACACTAACAGATCTGTCATGATGCTACCATGGATTCgttttttttgtagaaactaGGTGGAAGTACCTGCTGCTGCAATTCTTCTTGCTTTTGATTTTTCGTTTCAAGCCATCCCTCTCTTTGTTGCTGGTGAAGGGTAACATGGAGGCATAGCCGTGCTCCGCTTCTGCAGATTCAAACAGAGACATTTAGAAGCTCATTATTAGACCACAAAAGCACATCGACTACCTGAAAATCAAAGCGATTGATTACAAATATTGACCACTTTTTTAGTTCCTGGGAGAAAAGTGGTTATGCTATACAATATAATGGAACAATTTCTTGACAAATGTCTTGCTTTTGGGTCAATGATGTCATCTGAACTGGAGTAAACCCAGTAGCCAGCCGAACCACAACAGATAGGGGGGAAGGGGGATGCACCAGGAAACCCTCCACTGTAAACCAACAGCAGTGCTTGAAAAATGCATTTCACTTCCACATATGCACACAAATATGTCACCAAGcaccattaaaaatatatatatatgccataTTCGCTTGGGTTTTATCCCTAGAGAGCGTTAACAACACATTAGTGTCCCCTGTAAAAGACAAGTGCATGGTGACTGACCAGCACACAGTCTCAGACAGCTGAAGTGGCCACTTCTCCATGTCTTGATCTTCCCCAAATGTCATAACAACGGAAAAAAACCCGACTGCATATCATGCATTGATTTCTAATAAATAGGTCGAAGCcccttttttatatatttatatatatagcaGACAAGCACCGTAGCAACAGTGTCAGGATTAATTTGCATgccaaaatataataatatatgtctatgattgtgtgtatatatataatacgtCACTTTACCTCTTTCTCTTCGATCAAGATATTCAGCTGCTTCGATCAACATCTGTAGTTTCTCAATAGCCGTCATTTTAGGCAATAAACACCGATAAAaaggggtcagaaataaacgaggaaaaaaaacaagcagCAGCCTTTCGTTCCTTCACGCTTCTTCCTCCTCCAGCGTTTAGAATAAGAAAAATCCAGTCAGAcgattttacaaaatattttttttagtataaGGCAGCGAGGGAAATGTCTAGATATGGGGCTTGttgataaaatgtgtaaaaaatggGGAGTAAGAAAAATCTTAACAAATAAACACGCTGGTTTCCAAATAGCTGTATGATAAAAAAAACGAATAAAAATGTCCCTCAGCTGccaaaaaataactaaattaactAGTCCTGTTCATATTAAACGAGATATTGGACAACAAATGttaaaattgtgagaaaaacacGACACgaacaacaacatcaacaaaacCTTCCAGGTTGGCAAAATCTGGCAACTCTTCCTGAAAGCATGTAAGTGGTGACACTCAGGAAGGTCTAAAGACTTTTATAGATGAGCTGTCAAACAGATAAGAGCTCACAGCATTAGTTCTGCACTTGGTCAATTTTTAGGCTGTGATACTGACAGCAAACGCTGCTAACTAGAGACCATCGTCGAGTCTGGGAAAAAAAGAGAGGCAAAAAATACTGGATTGACAGCTCGGTCAGACCGATCTGATGAGGGTACTGGTTGCCAGATTGTATAGCTTGTCAcacaaaaaaagtgtatttGAGCAGCTGgtgatattttttgttaatttttttttttagctttggtGCTGCTGTGCTGGTTGCTGGCTCGTTCAACCCCAATtccttgttgttgttgttgttgtaaaaaaaaaacgttttgatATGCCTGTCCAGCGAGGTGGTAGGCAATATTATGTCGTAtaacaaaaaaaggaaaaaacctTGATTTTGACCGTTGAAAAAAATTGCGTTGAAAATAGgctttaaaatacaatacacGGCCTCCAAAAGTCCAAACAATCGCTGGTTTCGATATTTCAAGCGTGACAGACGATCTGGCTACTTATTAAACAGCTCTAGTTGCACATGCTAAGCTGTGGCTGTGTGCAACTGAGgaaaaattaatcaaaaatagGACAAAAACACACAGCTAGCGAAACCATAACGTCGTTCAGCCAGGCAGATGATGTTTGCTAGCTGCTGTCATGTTACTGTACGCCTGTCAGGCTTTCTGGAGAACCTGCGATACTATTGGATGGACGATACAGGAAGCGGTCATCTCATTGGATGCGTTTGCTGTCAATCTAACTGATCGTGTCTAGAAAGGACCAATGGCTGAGGTGCATTATAAAGCGTGAATGTATGAGTGCTGTAATGCGATTCCGCAAGATAATGGTGCAACTAAGCAACACTGGAGCGCCATTTTGGAGCGAGGGTACAACCTGTGCCGTAGTATTCTGGCATTTGCTCCTGAGCCAAAATGGATTATTATGCAAATCGTGTATTGTTGTTATGCTATGATTGGCTGGACCGCCACAGCACTGTCGCCTGTGATTGGACGCCTCTAAAATGTTCCGGAACTCATAACAGACACACCTCCCTTGTACATGCTGATGGTTAAAATGACTTCACATGTTATGTACGTtttaaaaaagataaagaaataaaaataattccaTTATTATCTGGTTGTTTTTAGACCAATTAAGCACAATTAAAATAAGTAATAGCCCATTTGAATTGTCATATTTATCAAACACAATTATGCTAAAATTGCACAATAATGGACAAAAACATTCAACAAGAGTTCCCATTTATTTAGTACTGCAAGATTTTTGCTGAATACGATATTCAAGGCAAAGTATccacaatatttttaaaattagctACTACAAACTAAACTACAATTACAGACACtgactgaaaaacaaaacaaggaaAAATCTCTGGAAcacatatttacataaacaAATGCACGTTTCATCAAAAAGTCACAGTCGTTAAAACATGGCTCCTGACGACTCCATCAAGCAATGAAATCCAAGGGTCTGTTGAAACCACCTTTCCTGTTCATGTATTGCCTGCAAGAGAAATATGATTACATCATTGATCTCCTTCCTGCAGCAAAACATTACATCACTGCCCACCAATGAGAAGGTTCGTCATTTAGTTGTGCAGTACCTGCAGAGGTGATTGGCCAAATACGGTGCTGTTGCTGGGATATTAACTTAAGAAGTTAATTTTCTCACAACAAATGCCGTTTATACATATAAAAAAGGATTAACATGTTAACGTTGCACTGTACCGCCTGCGGTACACATACTGTTCAAAAGAGACCAAAACCATGCAAATACTTCAAATGCTTCAAGAACAGCATGTAATTTACTTCGGGTATGCCTTTTTTAGGCATTTTAGGCAAATTTTACAGGAATGCTAAGGGgttaaattacaaaattaaagCCCGGAATTGCAAATCACTGAGCAAATATCAAAATGGAGGATCTGGGGTTTGAGCAGATGAACAGTGCTTAATTTCagaaaacaaatactgtaaataCACAGACCTGTATTTTCTCTTCTGTGACACATTAATTGCAAACGCAGCGACATTTCCTTCCTTCTTTTTGCCCTGttgattaaaaacaacaatcatATACCAGACATtgtttaaacaatgtaaaaatgattctgcataaaaaaaaaaaaaaaaatagggagGAATATTACAGCACACAATACTTATGATTTTACCTTCAATTTTAATTGGTTTTAAACAGGATATTTTTGTAGCATGCACTGTCTAGCTGTGCCATCTTGTGGTTATTTGTAAGATCagttttgtcattttaagaaaGCAGCAAGCAGCTTGTGGAACACTGTGTACTTTTACCCATGATGACCAAAGAAAACAGCCAATGCACATACTAAACTATGTGACTGACAACAATACATTGCCATTATTTCACATAATTCAAGTATAAAAAGATAAAACTCTGTAcatattattacaaagtgcaaaGTACATCTTTGGTTGTCCTTGTAGGATGTAAtctaacatgatttagcagTAAAGAAAGTGACCTTACCTTTGTGCTGTCAAAGGATCCAAAGCccatcagtttcatcatctcgATTTCCTCTTCAGTCTTTCCCTGCATGTCCTCAGCTGCACAAGCAATCAGATAAGAAAGGGCATCAGTTTAAAAGTGTCACGCGTGGGTACATTCAGAGCCAGTTCTCAGCACCATGATATCGAAAAGGCATTCACAAtcacaacccattttacttATGTAGTTTGACAATTAAGGAGGATTTCTGACTGAGAAGTGTAGGCCGAAGGTCAAGTTCAACCACGAGAACATCTTGATGTATGAACACAACCATTCAAGTCTGGAACCAGgaagttttttttacttttattcagcaaggacatattaaactgatcaaaagtgaccataaagacatttataatgttacaaaagatttctatttcaaataaatgtgttcttttacactttctattcattgaagAATATTGTATcaatgtttccacaaaaatattaagcagcacagctgttttcagcattgattataataaatgtttcttgagcaagaaatcagcatattagaatgatttctgaaggatcatgtgacactgaagactggagtaatggtgctgaaaatttagctttgcatcacaggaataaattactttttaaaatatattcaaatagaaaatggctattttaaattgtagtaatatttcacaatattacagtttttactgtattttttaacagCCTTGTTTATTTGCTATTACTGCCataacatttattacattattgTTTGGGAACTAAATTGAGGTCTTGGGAAAGATTCGTTGATTaacataatttcaacattttttgcaCGGTTTAGGTGGTTCAGTTATTTCAGAGGCAAATCAAGTTAAAACATCTGATGAATGATTATGAAAGATAACttctttggaataacatgaaCTGATGAATCATGCACAATAGTAGGAATGTGTAGCtgacctggaaaaaaaaaaaaataaaataaaaaaatacgtATTGCTGCCTGCACACAATGTGCATGTGACAAATTGTATACTTTAACTTTATCAATAAAGTAAGCAGTAAAATTTGATGGGTCATTGACTTTAGATTATTTTCACATCTTCCTGACAAAATTTTACTTCGCTTTgactgttttaaaggtgccctagaaccagtttttacaagatgtaatataagtctaaggtgtcccctgaatgtgtctgaagtttcagctcaaaataccccatagaatttttttaaattaatttttttaactgcctattatggggcatcattaactatgcaccgattcaggctgcggccctttaaatcaatgtatgtcttttccatgtactgaactcttgttattcaactatgccaaggtaaattcaatttttgattctagggcacctttaatgattcTAAGTGGGAAAAACTTAAGATACAGAGAATGGCTAATGGTGGGTTCAGACTACACAATATCAGAACAATTTCAGCACAATCCGTTTGATGTAGAGTCTCGGAAACATGCTTCTCATAGTAGACAACAACCAACGACAAAGTTCTGACAAAAAGACTAGCATGTTAGCATTAGCATATGACTTTCTAGCATTTTTTTTCAGTCCTCCAAGACCGGCTTTGTTACATCTGTGATGTTGACCAAATGGGAACAGAAAAGCTCTTCTGTACACAGCTTTCAAACATGGTGAAACGAAAGAGAGATGATGGTATTGGTGCTGCTTGGTGGAATTATGTGCTTTTCTGATGATAAGACAGCCAGTCCTAAACACAGCAACTCTGTTGCTATTGTTTGTTTATGCCCGTTTCTGGAAGTCAGTCACCTGTTCCACGTTCTCAATGACATCACGCACGTCATTAAAGATGGCAAATGATGAATGATCGGGAACCAATGCACAGTCTTGTCCATGACACAATAAGAATTTAGGAGTCAATGGCAACGCATAATCTGACAGAGTGACTATCGTAACAAATTGTGTAGTCTGAACCCAGCATAATGCAAATCCTATATGGGACTTTAAGGAGTGCTGAAGTGATGgcgtatttttgtaggccaaaacctaGAAATTAGTTAGCGTTTTAGCACTTCCAGTTCCGTCGTCCTGAAGTCAATGGGCTTTTGGTTACATGCCTGGAATTAGGTCTATGGTGAACACAAGATcaagatattttcacattttattctacTACATAAAATACACCAGTAATAcactcttaaagggatacttcaccccacaatgaaaatgatcccataatttattcaccctcaagccatcctaagtgtatatgactttcttctttcagccgaacacaatcggagttacaTTAATCTAACAGCGCTCCAATGTACCGCTTGTGGTACACATACCATTCAAAAGAGAATTAGAAATGCTAAGGGtttaaataatatcctggctcttcccaaatttgtaatggcattgaatagtGTTCTAGTTTTCAAAGCtccaaaaagcacatccatccatcataaaagtaatccatacgactccagtggattaataaatgccttctgaagcgaagcgatgggtttttgtgagaaaaatatccatatttaaaactataaaCACTTCCGGAAACGGCTGTAGGTGCATTCATGAGAGAGTGGAGTTCCAGCGGaagggtgacctctgacctaACGTATGATGTAGGTGTAGCGTAAGCTAAGGTGAGAATAGATGCCTCTCAAGGAAACCATGCAAGTTTCTCATGAATGCATGTACAGCCGTTGCCGGAcaccagtgattatagtttataaagttttatgcACTTTTAGGGGCTTTGAAAACTAGGACACTATTCAATGGCATTACAAATCTGGGAAGAGTCAGAATATTATTTAACTCCGACTGCGTTCGGAGTGTTTGtgcatatttttcttacaaaatcccatcacttctcttcagaaggcatttattaacccactggattccttttatgatggatgtgctttttggaACTTCAAAAACACTATTCAATGTCAttacaaagctgggaagagccaggatattatttaatataactccgattgtgttcagaagaagatcatatacacctagcatggcttgagggtgagtaaatcatgggataatttttgggtgaacattAAAGCTTTTATGTCAAAAGCAGTTGCTGACAAGTGGCTAAATGAAACTACAGAGATTGTCATGGACATTATCTTCATCAGCCAAATAGGTAAACTCATCTACTCACTAGTCCCTTTTCACAGCATCGGTGGGTTTCTAATCACGCTCTTGCAAACTATTCCAACTCAAATTTACAGGattaaggaaaaaaacaaacaaaaaaaaaactgaaggaGTTGTCGAAAGCTTAGTGTGGTGACACTGAACTCATGCAATTGTGGTGTAGTTTGTTTATAGCCTTATAtgtttagctttttacttctgaCGATTGCATTTAgtcttcaaaattcataaaagctGTTTGTGATTATGATAAAAATGTGCAAGAATAAACTTTTGTtggtcacagagcttattttctgcagtaatccaaaagtaaatggaaaaatcctatttctttttcaagggaaccagggtgatgcGAACTTCAGGGTTGGCCTACAACAGTACGCCACTACTGCAGCACTTTATTGAAGGATAAAACAAAGCACCCCACCTGATATCTGATGGACCTTTGCTGGTTTGTCTTTAACTTCCTTCCTGTCATCGTCCCGTCGGTCCTTCTGCCGCACTGGAGACAGGGAGGAGGAGCGGTGTCGCCGTGGAGACCTACATAAACAAGACAGGCACACAGCTGGAGGAGGGGTTATCAAAAACTAAACATTGAGCCCAGAGCTCCACTTTTTATCTAACCATATTAACAGGCCTGTTATCTTTTTCACTAATCAAATATGTACAGTGAGTGTCTGAAGCCACAAGCTCACCTGGATCTGCGTCTTTGGGGGGAGCGTGAGCGTGACCTTCGTCGGTCTCTGTCGCGGGACCTCTCGCGTTCCCTGCGCCTCCTCTCACGATCTCGCGAGGTTGAGCGTGAACGCCGTCTCTCTGGAGTGAGAAATCAGTAAGCCATTACCAACAAAAGgttggaacaaaaaaaaaaaacttttgtgttTGAATATATCAATTTGCCAGCTGCCTGAAAAGTCTATTGTGCCCTTCATCTGGTTCTTTACATTcgtattaattataaataagtATTAGCACAAGGTCAACCAGTATTTAAAAAAGCTAAACTGAATaattaacaatttaaaaaattaattttcaatATGCATATAACAATCTAATTACCACACTAAccagattattttcatttctttaatatttattccattataaaaataattgtaatgcTATAATCAATTTAGTGTGAACAATTTTTTTGAGATGCCACTGATGTTACAATACTTGCATTgtttgtgaaataaaataaacattaaaaaacaaaagaaatattttatagtAATAAGACGTTAATAAATaacaatgaacaaaaacaatcaaTGTGACATAAAAAGATAGTTAAGCAACTAATGAAATGCTAAAATGTATATGTATTAATGCTAAAATAGTTTAATAATTCCACTTGCAAAACGGTTATCTGTATTACATTGGGATGtagaaacatttaaatcatAGAAAGAGCATGATGAGCAAGATAATTTGATCAgttttttgtgtaattaatgTTCGCCAGCTGTGATGTTAGCAACAATAACCAGCCACACGCTACCACCCatatatttaaagaaataattGAATACAAACCTCGTCGTGGTGGTGTTCGGCTCCTGCTTCTCCCCATTATTAAATCAGTATGAAGTAGACTCCTTTCTTTCAAACAGCACTTTCACAAACTTCCAGAAATTTC
Proteins encoded:
- the snrnp27 gene encoding U4/U6.U5 small nuclear ribonucleoprotein 27 kDa protein isoform X2 — protein: MGRSRSRTPPRRERRRSRSTSRDRERRRRERERSRDRDRRRSRSRSPQRRRSRSPRRHRSSSLSPVRQKDRRDDDRKEVKDKPAKVHQISAEDMQGKTEEEIEMMKLMGFGSFDSTKGKKKEGNVAAFAINVSQKRKYRQYMNRKGGFNRPLDFIA
- the snrnp27 gene encoding U4/U6.U5 small nuclear ribonucleoprotein 27 kDa protein isoform X1, which encodes MGRSRSRTPPRRERRRSRSTSRDRERRRRERERSRDRDRRRSRSRSPQRRRSRSPRRHRSSSLSPVRQKDRRDDDRKEVKDKPAKVHQISAEDMQGKTEEEIEMMKLMGFGSFDSTKGKKKEGNVAAFAINVSQKRKYRSVYLQYLFSEIKHCSSAQTPDPPF